In Grus americana isolate bGruAme1 chromosome 17, bGruAme1.mat, whole genome shotgun sequence, the following proteins share a genomic window:
- the FAM110A gene encoding protein FAM110A isoform X1, whose amino-acid sequence MSEPTPREPLAARGGCLPGAPVPAQRMPVEALQAGDAMKGVTVTAPFTSAMPVRILRKGPAYFRRRAEPGAGKPSAVERLEADKAKYVKSQRVASTKQEPVKPLLLKQPLFTPGVRRAVLTPSRRAPPGPCHAEASSPKTSLDLEILNNLINLCDSPFPKMESPLGRECKWRAEAPAALGGGAECAGKPSESPTTTKPPGSVAVRRVDVRPCGALRGQVTPVPASPIPGRLSAAPAWSSPTRPESARRQPLLHRSKSDLSDRLSRATADLERFFNYCGLDPEEVQDMGAERFARASSDIVSLKFHSVSTASSEGGRSPPSAATPEGRPAERVPYGISVIERNARVIKWLYGLRQAREPQQVSDV is encoded by the exons ATGAGTGAG CCGACGCCGCGGGAGCCCCTTGCTGCCCGTGGAGGCTGCCTGCCCGGTGCACCGGTGCCGGCGCAGAGGATGCCCGTCGAGGCGCTGCAAGCCGGTGATGCCATGAAGGGGGTGACAGTGACAGCGCCCTTCACCTCGGCCATGCCTGTCCGTATCCTCCGCAAGGGTCCAGCGTATTTCCGCCGGCGTGCTGAACCGGGGGCTGGGAAGCCCAGCGCTGTGGAAAGGCTGGAGGCTGACAAGGCCAAGTATGTGAAGAGCCAGCGTGTTGCCAGCACCAAGCAGGAGCCGGTGAAGCCACTGCTGCTCAAGCAGCCCCTCTTCACCCCAGGGGTGCGCCGGGCTGTGCTCACCCCCAGCCGCAGGGCACCCCCGGGGCCGTGCCACGCTGAGGCCAGCAGCCCGAAGACCTCCCTCGACCTGGAGATCCTCAACAACCTCATCAACCTCTGCGACAGCCCCTTCCCCAAGATGGAGAGCCCGTTGGGCCGGGAGTGTAAGTGGAGGGCGGAGGCGCCAGCGGCGCTGGGTGGTGGGGCGGAGTGTGCCGGCAAGCCGTCAGAgagccccaccaccaccaagccccCCGGCAGCGTGGCTGTACGGAGGGTGGATGTCCGTCCCTGCGGAGCTCTGCGGGGCCAGGTGACACCAGTGCCTGCATCCCCCATCCCAGGCAGGCTGTCGGCAGCCCCAGCATGGAGCTCGCCCACCCGCCCCGAGAGCGCCCGCCGGCAGCCCCTGCTCCACCGCTCCAAGTCAGACCTGAGTGACCGGCTCTCACGGGCCACCGCCGACCTGGAGCGCTTCTTCAACTACTGCGGCCTTGACCCTGAGGAGGTGCAGGACATGGGCGCCGAGCGCTTTGCCCGCGCCAGCTCTGACATCGTGTCCCTCAAGTTTCACAGCGTAAGCACAGCCAGCTCGGAGGGTGGCCGCTCACCGCCCAGCGCTGCCACACCAGAGGGGCGGCCAGCTGAGCGCGTCCCCTATGGCATCTCCGTCATCGAGCGCAATGCTCGTGTCATCAAGTGGCTGTATGGGCTGCGCCAGGCCAGGGAGCCCCAGCAGGTCTCTGACGTGTAG
- the SLC52A3 gene encoding solute carrier family 52, riboflavin transporter, member 3, protein MTLLTHFLACAFGTGSWMAINGLWVELPLLVTVLPEQWDLPSYITIIIQMANVGPLFVTLMHRFWPGLLKEVPMIYAVVFVGIVACLLLAFLWNYTSPIAGRPHSTAFLTLTFFLALVDCTSSVTFLPFMMQLQPQYLTTFFIGEGLSGLIPALIALGQGSGISSCANITHVVNITTGNETVENTIFHLETRYLPANFSTFFFFLLMTIMMLACLLSFVFLTRQPKVWELSQQQLFPSSIMLSSFDQIPEDGAGLRLSRGCSCPKDAKGPGDIPPEKISYSLAKLTFIYLLITWVSALMNGVLPSVQSYSCLPYGNTAYHLTATLSSMANPLACVVAMVLPNRSLALLGTLTMVGTGFGAYNMAIAVMSPCPLLQQSQWGDAIIVLSWVLFTGTFSYVKVMAGVILRSRSHSALVWYGAVEQLGSFLGALLMFPLVNIYGFFKSADYCSLQCPA, encoded by the exons ATGACGCTGCTCACCCACTTCCTCGCCTGTGCCTTTGGCACGGGCTCCTGGATGGCCATCAACGGGCTGTGGGTCGAGCTGCCACTACTGGTGACGGTGCTGCCAGAGCAGTGGGACCTACCCTCCtacatcaccatcatcatccaGATGGCCAACGTGGGGCCGCTCTTCGTCACCCTCATGCACCGCTTTTGGCCTGGCTTGCTGAAGGAGGTACCCATGATCTATGCGGTGGTGTTTGTGGGCATTGTGGCCTGCTTGCTCCTGGCCTTCCTCTGGAACTACACGTCCCCCATTGCCGGGAGGCCCCACAGCACCGCCTTTCTGACCCTCACCTTCTTCCTGGCCCTGGTGGACTGCACCTCCTCTGTCACCTTCCTACCCTTCATGATGCAGCTGCAACCTCAGTATCTGACCACCTTCTTCATAGGTGAAGGGCTCAGCGGGCTGATCCCTGCTCTCATCGCCCTGGGCCAGGGCTCTGGCATCTCCAGCTGCGCCAACATCACCCATGTGGTCAACATCACCACTGGCAACGAGACCGTGGAGAACACCATCTTCCACTTGGAGACTCGCTACCTTCCAGCCAACTTCTCcaccttcttcttcttcctcctcatgaCTATAATGATGCTAGCCTGCTTGCTGTCCTTCGTCTTCCTCACCAGGCAGCCCAAGGTGTGGGAGCTCTCGCAGCAGCAGTTGTTTCCCAGCAGCATCATGCTGAGCTCCTTTGACCAGATCCCTGAGGATGGAGCTGGCTTACGACTGAGCAGAGGCTGCTCGTGCCCGAAGGATGCCAAGGGGCCTGGGGACATCCCACCAGAGAAGATCTCCTACTCTCTGGCCAAGCTCACTTTCATCTACCTCCTCATCACTTGGGTGAGCGCTCTGATGAACGGCGTCCTGCCATCTGTGCAGTCCTACTCCTGCCTGCCCTATGGCAACACCGCCTACCACCTCACAGCCACACTCAGTTCCATGGCCAACCCCCTCGCCTGCGTCGTGGCCATGGTCCTGCCCAACAG GtccctggccctgctgggcACCCTCACCATGGTGGGGACAGGCTTTGGCGCCTACAACATGGCCATTGCAGTGATGAGCCCGTGCCCGCTCCTCCAGCAGTCCCAGTGGGGCGATGCCATCATT GTCCTCTCCTGGGTGCTGTTCACCGGGACGTTCTCCTACGTGAAGGTGATGGCCGGGGTGATCCTGCGGAGCCGCAGCCACAGCGCGCTGGTGTGGTACGGGGCGGTGGAGCAGCTGGGCTCCTTCCTCGGGGCCCTGCTCATGTTCCCCCTCGTCAACATCTACGGCTTCTTCAAATCCGCTGACTACTGCAGCCTGCAGTGCCCGGCATGA
- the FAM110A gene encoding protein FAM110A isoform X2, with protein sequence MPVEALQAGDAMKGVTVTAPFTSAMPVRILRKGPAYFRRRAEPGAGKPSAVERLEADKAKYVKSQRVASTKQEPVKPLLLKQPLFTPGVRRAVLTPSRRAPPGPCHAEASSPKTSLDLEILNNLINLCDSPFPKMESPLGRECKWRAEAPAALGGGAECAGKPSESPTTTKPPGSVAVRRVDVRPCGALRGQVTPVPASPIPGRLSAAPAWSSPTRPESARRQPLLHRSKSDLSDRLSRATADLERFFNYCGLDPEEVQDMGAERFARASSDIVSLKFHSVSTASSEGGRSPPSAATPEGRPAERVPYGISVIERNARVIKWLYGLRQAREPQQVSDV encoded by the coding sequence ATGCCCGTCGAGGCGCTGCAAGCCGGTGATGCCATGAAGGGGGTGACAGTGACAGCGCCCTTCACCTCGGCCATGCCTGTCCGTATCCTCCGCAAGGGTCCAGCGTATTTCCGCCGGCGTGCTGAACCGGGGGCTGGGAAGCCCAGCGCTGTGGAAAGGCTGGAGGCTGACAAGGCCAAGTATGTGAAGAGCCAGCGTGTTGCCAGCACCAAGCAGGAGCCGGTGAAGCCACTGCTGCTCAAGCAGCCCCTCTTCACCCCAGGGGTGCGCCGGGCTGTGCTCACCCCCAGCCGCAGGGCACCCCCGGGGCCGTGCCACGCTGAGGCCAGCAGCCCGAAGACCTCCCTCGACCTGGAGATCCTCAACAACCTCATCAACCTCTGCGACAGCCCCTTCCCCAAGATGGAGAGCCCGTTGGGCCGGGAGTGTAAGTGGAGGGCGGAGGCGCCAGCGGCGCTGGGTGGTGGGGCGGAGTGTGCCGGCAAGCCGTCAGAgagccccaccaccaccaagccccCCGGCAGCGTGGCTGTACGGAGGGTGGATGTCCGTCCCTGCGGAGCTCTGCGGGGCCAGGTGACACCAGTGCCTGCATCCCCCATCCCAGGCAGGCTGTCGGCAGCCCCAGCATGGAGCTCGCCCACCCGCCCCGAGAGCGCCCGCCGGCAGCCCCTGCTCCACCGCTCCAAGTCAGACCTGAGTGACCGGCTCTCACGGGCCACCGCCGACCTGGAGCGCTTCTTCAACTACTGCGGCCTTGACCCTGAGGAGGTGCAGGACATGGGCGCCGAGCGCTTTGCCCGCGCCAGCTCTGACATCGTGTCCCTCAAGTTTCACAGCGTAAGCACAGCCAGCTCGGAGGGTGGCCGCTCACCGCCCAGCGCTGCCACACCAGAGGGGCGGCCAGCTGAGCGCGTCCCCTATGGCATCTCCGTCATCGAGCGCAATGCTCGTGTCATCAAGTGGCTGTATGGGCTGCGCCAGGCCAGGGAGCCCCAGCAGGTCTCTGACGTGTAG
- the SCRT2 gene encoding transcriptional repressor scratch 2, with product MPRSFLVKKLKAEAFPAAGAPAPPYAPLEPPYTLPGPAAGDGYLQHCLAPAGYDTDKKQGLPPPPPDPAYAPGHEEYSDPESPQSSFSARYFNGEAAVTDSYSMDAFFITDGRSRRRSESQRRGSHRHSCPECGKTYATSSNLSRHKQTHRSLDSKMARKCPTCGKAYVSMPALAMHVLTHNLKHKCDVCGKAFSRPWLLQGHMRSHTGEKPFGCSHCGKAFADRSNLRAHMQTHSAFKHYKCKQCEKTFALKSYLNKHYESACFKGSEHSCAIGN from the exons atGCCCCGCTCCTTCCTGGTGAAGAAGCTGAAGGCGGAGGCGTTCCCGGCCGCCGGGGCCCCCGCGCCCCCCTACGCCCCCCTGGAACCCCCCTACAcgctgcccggccccgccgccggcgaTG GGTacctccagcactgcctggCACCCGCTGGCTATGACACCGACAAGAAACAGGgtctgccgccgccgccaccggaCCCAGCCTACGCCCCTGGCCACGAGGAGTACAGTGACCCCGAGAGCCCCCAGTCCAGCTTTTCTGCCCGCTACTTCAATGGGGAGGCCGCAGTGACGGACAGCTACTCCATGGACGCCTTCTTCATCACGGATGGGCGGTCGCGCCGGCGCAGCGAGAGCCAGCGCCGTGGCAGCCACCGTCACTCCTGCCCCGAGTGCGGCAAGACCTACGCCAcctcttccaacctcagccgGCACAAGCAGACCCACCGCAGCCTGGACAGCAAGATGGCGAGGAAATGCCCCACCTGCGGCAAGGCTTACGTCTCCATGCCCGCCCTGGCCATGCACGTCCTCACCCACAACCTCAAGCACAAGTGCGACGTGTGCGGCAAAGCCTTCAGCCggccctggctgctgcagggccaCATGCGCTCGCACACCGGGGAGAAGCCCTTCGGCTGCTCCCACTGCGGAAAAGCCTTCGCCGACCGCTCCAACCTGCGCGCCCACATGCAGACCCACTCCGCCTTCAAGCACTACAAGTGCAAGCAGTGCGAGAAGACCTTCGCCCTCAAGTCGTACCTCAACAAGCACTATGAGTCCGCCTGCTTCAAGGGCTCTGAACACAGCTGTGCAATAGGGAACTAG